A genomic region of Azoarcus sp. KH32C contains the following coding sequences:
- a CDS encoding nitrate- and nitrite sensing domain-containing protein: MMEITTLQGTGAAALAVAGLACIYWGGGRKRSHDKIERARGALASAGNLVQLIAQVQQHRGMSAAWRAGDTSFAARLPEKQGAVRRLFSSVLDAAKREDGERIPCFVTHDARVLRHEWERLVEGLADLTPEQSFHTHCRIVATLLDWLAAIGEARVEQPLSGTIPAVAARNFFHRLPVLVESLGQARALASAVAARRHCPPVSRVRLLFLLSRAESLMTQAQAPGAAAMTEVPAEARRAVATFVAALRDRLIASREIELSASECFTLGTSAIDAVFAWLAHEQRVLDAALAQGGTAGNSELAGGIAR; the protein is encoded by the coding sequence ATGATGGAAATCACGACACTTCAGGGCACGGGCGCCGCAGCGCTTGCGGTCGCCGGGCTGGCATGCATCTATTGGGGCGGCGGACGCAAGCGCTCGCACGACAAGATCGAACGTGCGCGCGGAGCGCTCGCCAGCGCCGGGAATCTCGTCCAGTTGATCGCCCAGGTCCAGCAGCATCGGGGCATGAGTGCCGCCTGGCGGGCGGGCGACACCTCGTTTGCCGCCCGGCTGCCCGAAAAGCAGGGCGCGGTGCGACGTCTCTTCTCATCCGTGCTCGACGCCGCCAAGCGCGAAGACGGCGAGCGCATCCCGTGCTTCGTCACGCACGACGCGCGGGTGCTGCGTCACGAGTGGGAGCGCCTCGTCGAGGGGCTCGCTGACCTCACCCCGGAACAGAGCTTCCACACGCATTGCCGCATCGTCGCGACCTTGCTCGACTGGCTTGCGGCGATCGGCGAAGCCCGCGTCGAGCAGCCGCTCAGCGGCACCATCCCGGCGGTCGCGGCGCGGAATTTCTTCCATCGGCTGCCCGTCCTCGTCGAATCGCTCGGTCAGGCGAGGGCGCTCGCCAGCGCCGTGGCAGCCCGTCGCCATTGCCCACCGGTGTCGCGCGTGCGCCTGCTTTTCCTGCTGTCGCGCGCGGAGTCCTTGATGACCCAGGCGCAGGCGCCCGGCGCCGCGGCGATGACGGAAGTCCCCGCCGAGGCGCGTCGGGCGGTGGCGACATTCGTCGCGGCGCTGCGCGACCGCCTGATCGCGTCGCGCGAAATCGAACTCAGCGCCAGCGAATGCTTCACGCTCGGGACCTCCGCCATCGACGCGGTATTTGCGTGGCTCGCGCATGAGCAACGGGTGCTCGACGCCGCGCTCGCCCAGGGCGGGACGGCCGGGAACTCAGAACTCGCCGGCGGAATCGCGAGATGA
- a CDS encoding bifunctional diguanylate cyclase/phosphodiesterase: protein MDADIPAGPSVRRGQRIDSGRFLSVLIDNLDGMVCRCAIDRHWTMLFVSEGCRRLLGYSPEELIGNRYVSYEALTHPDDREHVRREIVAALAAGVRYRIEYRVVCRDGSIKWVLERGVGVQDESGRQVVECFIEDITDQVEAQQRLAETEARYRSLFENAVVGIFQTSADGQYLAANTALARMYGYTTVDELMAGLRDIEGRLYVQPGRREEFKRLIRDRGYVSSFESEVYRLDGSTLWIAETAHAVHGADGELLYYQGTVEDISDRKRYREQLEHQANHDPLTGLPNRNLLRDRVEQARVHVAREGGEVAVAFVDLDNFKVINDSLGHAVGDELLMVVAARLKSCLRAIDTVARYGGDEFVLIVHYPGDRATIGRVLDRVLQAIARPIQVAGHELMVTCSIGVAMLEGDAGVDVLLQHADAAMYSAKAAGRSTYAVYTPDLNAAAVERLRLESALRHALERGEIDVHFQPKVDRAGRVCSLEALARWTSAEFGAISPAVFVPIAEDTGLIGPITEFVLRSACEHAARWIGTGVAPLTIAVNLSPRLFRADGLVSRVSGELAAAGLPAACLELEITEGTLMGEGIDAVQQLRALKAIGVRIAVDDFGTGYSSLAYLTRFPLDILKVDKSFVARAVPGSEEAILARAIVSLGLELGLTVVAEGVETQEQWQLLSDAGCHEFQGYLFSRPLPVQLADAWLASRRTAGEGRGLPN from the coding sequence ATGGACGCAGACATCCCGGCCGGGCCATCGGTGCGGCGTGGCCAGCGCATCGACAGCGGCCGATTCCTGTCGGTCCTCATCGACAATCTCGACGGCATGGTCTGCCGCTGCGCGATCGACCGCCACTGGACGATGCTCTTCGTCAGCGAAGGCTGCCGCCGCCTTCTCGGCTATTCGCCGGAGGAGCTGATCGGAAACCGCTACGTCTCGTATGAAGCGCTGACGCATCCCGACGACCGCGAGCATGTGCGCCGCGAGATCGTGGCCGCGCTCGCGGCCGGCGTGCGCTACCGCATCGAATACCGCGTCGTGTGCCGCGACGGCAGCATCAAGTGGGTGCTCGAACGCGGCGTCGGCGTGCAGGACGAATCCGGCCGCCAAGTCGTCGAATGCTTCATCGAGGACATCACGGACCAGGTCGAGGCGCAGCAGCGCCTGGCCGAAACCGAGGCGCGCTACCGCAGCCTCTTCGAGAACGCGGTCGTCGGCATCTTCCAGACCTCGGCCGACGGCCAGTATCTCGCCGCCAACACCGCGCTCGCCCGGATGTACGGCTACACGACCGTCGATGAGCTGATGGCCGGCCTGCGCGACATCGAAGGGCGACTGTATGTGCAGCCGGGCCGCCGCGAGGAATTCAAGCGCCTGATCCGTGACCGCGGCTATGTCAGCAGCTTCGAGTCCGAAGTTTATCGGCTCGACGGCTCGACTTTGTGGATCGCCGAGACCGCGCACGCGGTGCATGGCGCCGACGGCGAGCTGCTCTACTACCAGGGCACGGTCGAAGACATCAGCGACCGCAAGCGCTACCGCGAGCAGCTCGAACACCAGGCCAACCACGATCCCCTGACCGGCCTGCCGAACCGCAACCTGCTGCGCGACCGCGTCGAGCAGGCGCGCGTGCATGTCGCGCGGGAAGGCGGCGAAGTGGCGGTCGCCTTCGTCGATCTCGACAACTTCAAGGTCATCAACGACAGCCTCGGTCACGCCGTCGGCGACGAACTACTGATGGTCGTCGCGGCGCGCCTGAAGAGCTGCCTGCGCGCAATCGATACTGTCGCCCGTTACGGCGGCGACGAGTTCGTGCTGATCGTCCATTACCCGGGCGACCGCGCGACGATCGGGCGCGTGCTCGACCGCGTGCTGCAGGCGATCGCGCGCCCGATCCAGGTCGCCGGCCACGAACTGATGGTCACCTGCAGCATCGGCGTCGCGATGCTCGAAGGCGATGCCGGCGTCGACGTGCTGCTGCAGCATGCCGACGCCGCGATGTACTCCGCCAAGGCAGCGGGGCGCTCGACCTACGCGGTCTACACACCTGACCTCAACGCGGCCGCCGTCGAGCGCCTGCGCCTCGAATCGGCGCTGCGCCACGCGCTGGAGCGCGGCGAGATCGACGTGCATTTCCAGCCCAAGGTCGATCGCGCGGGACGCGTCTGTTCGCTCGAGGCGTTGGCGCGCTGGACGAGCGCGGAATTCGGCGCGATCTCGCCGGCGGTCTTCGTGCCGATCGCCGAAGATACCGGCCTGATCGGCCCGATCACCGAATTCGTGCTGCGCAGCGCCTGTGAGCACGCCGCGCGCTGGATCGGCACGGGCGTCGCGCCGCTCACCATCGCCGTCAACCTGTCGCCGCGCCTGTTCCGCGCCGATGGTCTCGTCTCGCGCGTGAGCGGCGAACTCGCGGCCGCGGGTCTGCCGGCGGCCTGCCTCGAGCTCGAAATCACCGAAGGCACGCTGATGGGCGAGGGCATCGATGCCGTCCAGCAGCTGCGCGCCCTCAAGGCCATCGGCGTACGCATCGCGGTCGACGACTTCGGCACCGGCTACTCCTCGCTCGCCTACCTCACGCGCTTTCCGCTCGACATCCTCAAGGTCGACAAGTCCTTCGTCGCCCGCGCCGTGCCCGGTTCGGAGGAGGCCATCCTCGCGCGTGCGATCGTCTCGCTCGGTCTCGAACTCGGACTGACCGTCGTCGCCGAAGGCGTCGAGACGCAGGAGCAGTGGCAGCTCCTTTCCGATGCCGGATGCCACGAATTCCAAGGCTATCTCTTCTCCCGCCCCTTACCCGTGCAGCTGGCGGACGCCTGGCTCGCGTCCCGCCGAACAGCGGGGGAAGGGCGCGGATTGCCGAATTAG
- a CDS encoding low specificity L-threonine aldolase, with protein sequence MTETAFPTPGYKLQFASDNTAGVCPEALAAFNDANRGFASSYGNDDATAAVCDKLRTLFERDAEIFFAFNGTAANSLALAAMCQSYQGVICSDTAHVATDECGAPEFFSNGAKLLLAPHRHGKLTSAGVREVITRRSDIHYPRPKVVTLTQATELGTLYQQGEIAGIARLAHEQGLKVHMDGARFANAVASLDVAPADITWRAGIDVLCFGGTKMGLPVGEAIVFFDKAMGEEFAYRCKQAGQLASKMRFLSAPWLAMLDNGVWLRHAAHANAMAQRLRDRIARLAGAEMLLPTEANGVFINLPQPAIERLRAAGWVFYTFIGGGARFMCSWATTEEAVDDLAGDLAAALDG encoded by the coding sequence ATGACCGAGACAGCCTTCCCGACCCCCGGCTACAAACTGCAATTCGCCAGCGACAACACCGCCGGCGTCTGCCCCGAGGCCCTCGCGGCCTTCAACGACGCCAACCGCGGCTTCGCGTCCTCCTACGGCAACGACGACGCGACCGCCGCCGTCTGCGACAAGCTGCGCACCCTCTTCGAGCGCGACGCCGAGATCTTCTTCGCCTTCAACGGCACCGCCGCGAACTCGCTCGCGCTCGCCGCGATGTGCCAGTCCTACCAGGGCGTGATCTGCAGCGACACCGCCCACGTCGCCACCGACGAATGCGGCGCGCCGGAGTTCTTCTCGAACGGCGCCAAACTGCTGCTCGCGCCCCATCGCCACGGCAAACTCACGTCGGCCGGCGTGCGCGAAGTCATCACCCGCCGCAGCGACATCCACTACCCCCGCCCCAAGGTCGTCACGCTGACGCAGGCGACGGAGCTCGGCACCCTCTACCAGCAGGGCGAGATCGCAGGCATCGCGCGCCTCGCGCACGAGCAGGGCCTGAAGGTGCATATGGACGGCGCGCGCTTCGCCAACGCGGTGGCCTCGCTCGACGTCGCGCCCGCCGACATCACCTGGCGCGCCGGTATCGACGTGCTGTGCTTCGGCGGCACCAAGATGGGCCTGCCGGTCGGCGAGGCGATCGTGTTCTTCGACAAGGCGATGGGCGAGGAATTTGCCTACCGCTGCAAGCAGGCCGGCCAACTCGCATCCAAGATGCGCTTTCTCTCCGCGCCCTGGCTCGCGATGCTCGACAACGGCGTCTGGCTCAGGCACGCCGCGCACGCCAACGCGATGGCGCAACGCCTGCGCGACCGCATCGCGCGTCTCGCCGGCGCCGAGATGCTGTTGCCGACCGAAGCCAACGGCGTCTTCATCAACCTGCCGCAGCCGGCGATCGAGCGCCTGCGTGCAGCCGGCTGGGTGTTCTACACCTTCATCGGCGGCGGCGCGCGCTTCATGTGCTCCTGGGCGACGACCGAAGAAGCCGTCGATGACCTTGCCGGAGATCTCGCCGCGGCACTGGACGGCTGA
- a CDS encoding methyl-accepting chemotaxis protein — MTNANAGVSSVEAISANIMRSMGRWPLLAGLAGAIMLAWSVGSVIVGAAWGVGLFALVAIASFRERREIKSALVRELGARAAAPSGANGVESYLHSLHDVADASMRRWAKHIDIARLQTEGAGAQLTQDFESILSQLQSLLEGSNVQAGDGVVAVIEHSRADLEGMLERLNHALEEQRPMLLKFRELAETVQELRQMADSVAEVAKHTNLLALNAAIEAARAGEAGRGFAVVADEVRKLSNQSGALGKEIREHVDSVNVAMSSALTSAEQLSLQNESLISSSDETLHSVMGRFTDVMSGLSDASRNMAEGSQSVRERVQTVLVHLQFQDRMSQILVAVSADIARLLERIREQEHQIARGETPDAFDTRAWVAALEKTYTTLEQYDCAHPAAQGKVATTDITFF, encoded by the coding sequence ATGACCAACGCCAATGCTGGGGTTTCGTCTGTCGAAGCCATATCGGCAAACATCATGCGCTCGATGGGAAGATGGCCCCTGCTGGCGGGCCTGGCGGGGGCAATCATGCTTGCCTGGAGCGTCGGCTCCGTCATTGTAGGCGCGGCTTGGGGCGTGGGGTTGTTCGCCTTGGTCGCCATCGCTTCGTTTCGGGAGCGGAGAGAGATCAAGTCCGCACTCGTCCGCGAACTGGGCGCCCGGGCCGCGGCGCCGAGCGGCGCGAACGGGGTCGAATCCTATCTACATAGCTTGCACGATGTTGCGGACGCATCGATGCGTCGCTGGGCGAAGCATATCGACATCGCCCGTCTGCAGACCGAAGGCGCCGGGGCCCAGCTTACGCAGGACTTCGAATCCATCTTGAGCCAATTGCAGTCGCTTCTCGAAGGGAGCAACGTTCAAGCGGGGGACGGGGTGGTCGCCGTCATCGAACATTCCCGCGCGGATCTCGAAGGCATGCTGGAACGGCTCAATCACGCCCTCGAAGAGCAAAGGCCGATGTTGCTCAAGTTCCGCGAACTCGCCGAGACGGTGCAGGAACTCAGGCAAATGGCCGACAGCGTTGCCGAGGTCGCAAAGCATACCAACCTGCTCGCACTCAATGCGGCCATCGAGGCCGCCCGCGCCGGGGAGGCGGGCCGCGGCTTTGCCGTCGTCGCCGATGAGGTGAGGAAGCTCTCCAATCAGTCGGGGGCCTTGGGCAAGGAGATCCGCGAGCACGTCGATTCGGTGAATGTGGCGATGTCATCCGCCCTGACTTCCGCCGAGCAGCTCTCACTCCAGAACGAATCGCTGATCAGCAGTTCGGATGAAACGCTTCACTCTGTCATGGGGCGCTTCACGGACGTCATGAGCGGGCTCAGCGATGCTTCCCGGAATATGGCCGAGGGGAGCCAGAGTGTTCGCGAAAGAGTCCAGACGGTCCTCGTGCATTTGCAGTTTCAGGACCGAATGAGCCAGATCCTGGTGGCGGTCTCCGCGGACATCGCGCGTCTGCTGGAGCGGATTCGCGAGCAGGAGCACCAGATCGCACGCGGCGAGACGCCTGACGCCTTCGATACCCGCGCCTGGGTCGCCGCGCTCGAGAAGACCTACACCACGCTCGAGCAATACGATTGTGCCCATCCGGCGGCGCAGGGCAAGGTCGCGACAACCGACATCACCTTTTTTTAG
- a CDS encoding response regulator, protein MGKTILVVDDSSSMRQVVSMALKGSGYDVIEACDGKDALSKLAGQRVHLVISDVNMPNMDGITFVKEMKKNPAYKFVPVIMLTTEGSDEKKKTGQEAGAKAWVVKPFQPQQMLAAVSRILL, encoded by the coding sequence ATGGGAAAGACCATTTTGGTGGTGGACGACTCATCGTCGATGCGACAGGTTGTCAGCATGGCGCTCAAGGGCAGCGGGTACGACGTCATCGAGGCCTGTGACGGCAAGGATGCGCTGAGCAAGCTTGCCGGCCAGCGGGTTCATCTGGTCATCAGCGACGTCAATATGCCCAACATGGACGGCATCACCTTTGTCAAGGAAATGAAGAAGAACCCGGCCTACAAGTTCGTGCCGGTGATCATGCTGACCACCGAGGGATCCGACGAGAAGAAGAAGACGGGGCAGGAAGCAGGGGCCAAGGCGTGGGTCGTCAAGCCCTTCCAGCCCCAGCAGATGCTCGCCGCCGTGTCGCGAATCCTGCTTTGA
- a CDS encoding lipid asymmetry maintenance protein MlaB, with protein MSIDVKCDGSAARVSLNGELNIYTVAEIKASLADCMEHADRIEIDLFGVSDIDTAGLQLMLIAKRDPGKEVHFVNHPPCVLRLVDLANLAGVLGDPLVMPAREPEEGQPCPN; from the coding sequence ATGAGCATTGACGTGAAATGTGATGGCAGTGCGGCAAGGGTGAGCTTGAACGGGGAGCTCAACATTTACACGGTCGCCGAAATCAAGGCGAGCCTGGCCGACTGCATGGAGCATGCAGACCGGATCGAAATCGATCTGTTCGGCGTGAGCGACATCGACACGGCGGGCCTGCAACTGATGCTGATTGCCAAACGCGATCCGGGCAAGGAAGTCCATTTTGTCAATCATCCGCCCTGCGTGCTGCGTCTCGTCGATCTGGCCAATCTGGCTGGCGTGCTCGGCGATCCGCTCGTGATGCCTGCTCGGGAGCCGGAGGAGGGGCAGCCGTGTCCGAATTGA
- a CDS encoding chemotaxis protein CheA: MSELNNDLALALGTFMDEARELLGRMEEILLGAEEAPCSDDELNELFRCAHTIKGSGGLFGLDEVVRFTHVVENVLDCLRNGGLQFSSELISLLLECQDHICSLITAVAEGTEVPVARSDELLQKLQVVLGADEASVKTYAPTPPAAAEPEVIASGGGAIGADHWHVSLRFGPQMLQDGMDPLAFINYLNQYGTLLHVETVTEAIPDFASADPELCYLGFEVALRSNASKAEIESVFEFVSDNSRIVILPPASKIDEYVALIESMPDSAEMIGRILVACGSVTQRELDQALAVQRDLGGRQRLGEVLVERAAAEREVINAAIDKQKSAAERRAADSKTVKVPADRLDALIDRVGELVIAGVGTHLQISRLNKPSIQESAEVLLSLVEDIRDMALRLRMVAIGEVFSRFPRVVRDVSKELGKDIDLCINGAESELDKSMVEKIGDPLMHLVRNAIDHGIEPTEVRAARNKPARGTVELNAFHESGSINIEVKDDGGGLDRERILRKALERGMIGEDANLSDQDIYRLILAPGFSTAEHVTNLSGRGVGMDVVRSNIEALRGTLDIESVPGQGTTMRMCLPLTLAIIDGFHVGVGNSHFIIPLDLVVECIELPPDIGFQDYLELREEALPFVRLREVFREQGAGHPRPRVVVVRFGSRRAGLVVDRIYGKCQTVIKPLGPLFSEVPAVAGSTIIGNGDVGMILDVPALVRHCSALPRGKPMREPDRAPFAAA, encoded by the coding sequence GTGTCCGAATTGAACAACGATCTCGCCTTGGCGCTCGGAACCTTCATGGACGAGGCTCGCGAGTTGCTCGGCCGGATGGAGGAGATCCTGCTGGGCGCCGAAGAGGCGCCGTGCTCCGACGACGAGCTCAACGAGCTGTTCCGTTGTGCGCACACGATCAAGGGGTCAGGTGGCCTGTTCGGCCTCGACGAGGTCGTGCGTTTTACCCATGTGGTCGAGAATGTGCTCGATTGCCTGCGCAACGGCGGGCTGCAGTTCAGCAGCGAACTCATCAGCCTGCTGCTCGAATGCCAGGATCACATCTGCAGCCTGATCACCGCCGTTGCCGAGGGCACCGAAGTTCCCGTCGCACGCAGCGACGAACTGCTGCAAAAGCTGCAGGTGGTGCTCGGCGCGGACGAGGCGTCCGTTAAGACGTATGCGCCGACGCCTCCGGCTGCGGCCGAACCGGAGGTCATCGCCAGCGGTGGCGGTGCCATCGGGGCCGACCACTGGCATGTTTCGTTGCGCTTCGGCCCGCAGATGCTGCAGGACGGGATGGACCCACTGGCCTTCATCAACTACCTGAATCAATATGGGACGCTGTTGCACGTTGAGACCGTGACCGAGGCCATTCCGGATTTCGCCAGCGCCGATCCCGAGCTCTGTTACCTCGGCTTCGAAGTGGCGCTGCGCAGCAATGCCAGCAAGGCCGAGATCGAAAGCGTCTTCGAGTTCGTGAGCGATAATTCGCGGATCGTCATCCTGCCGCCTGCCAGTAAGATCGACGAATATGTGGCCTTGATCGAGTCAATGCCGGACAGCGCCGAAATGATCGGGCGGATTCTCGTCGCCTGTGGTTCCGTGACTCAACGTGAGCTCGACCAGGCGCTTGCCGTACAGCGCGACCTGGGGGGGAGGCAGCGGCTCGGTGAGGTGCTCGTCGAGCGAGCAGCCGCTGAACGCGAGGTGATCAACGCCGCGATCGACAAGCAGAAGAGCGCCGCCGAAAGGCGTGCGGCCGACAGCAAGACGGTCAAGGTACCGGCGGATCGGCTCGATGCCCTCATCGATCGCGTCGGCGAGTTGGTCATCGCGGGCGTCGGCACGCATTTGCAGATCAGTCGCCTGAACAAGCCGTCGATCCAGGAGTCGGCCGAGGTTCTTCTGTCTCTCGTCGAGGACATCCGCGACATGGCTCTGCGGCTGCGCATGGTGGCCATCGGCGAAGTCTTCTCCCGGTTTCCGCGTGTCGTGCGTGACGTGTCGAAGGAGCTCGGCAAGGACATTGACCTATGCATCAATGGTGCCGAATCCGAACTCGACAAATCAATGGTGGAGAAGATCGGCGATCCGCTGATGCATCTGGTACGCAACGCGATCGACCACGGCATCGAACCCACCGAGGTCCGTGCAGCACGCAACAAGCCGGCGCGGGGCACGGTCGAGCTGAATGCCTTCCACGAGTCCGGCAGCATCAACATCGAAGTCAAGGACGATGGCGGCGGGCTGGATCGCGAGCGTATCCTGAGGAAGGCGCTCGAGCGCGGCATGATCGGCGAGGACGCCAACCTTTCCGACCAGGACATCTATCGGCTGATTCTCGCGCCGGGGTTTTCGACGGCGGAGCATGTCACCAACCTCTCGGGGCGGGGCGTCGGGATGGACGTGGTACGCAGCAACATCGAGGCGCTGCGGGGTACTCTCGATATCGAATCGGTTCCGGGGCAAGGCACCACCATGCGCATGTGCCTGCCCCTCACACTGGCGATCATCGACGGCTTTCATGTCGGCGTCGGCAATTCGCACTTCATCATCCCGCTCGACCTCGTGGTGGAATGTATCGAACTGCCGCCCGATATCGGCTTCCAGGATTATCTCGAATTGCGTGAGGAGGCATTGCCTTTCGTGCGCTTGCGCGAGGTCTTCCGGGAACAGGGCGCGGGGCACCCGAGGCCCCGCGTCGTGGTCGTGCGCTTCGGCAGTCGCCGTGCCGGCCTGGTGGTCGATCGCATTTACGGCAAGTGCCAGACCGTCATCAAGCCGCTCGGGCCGCTGTTTTCCGAAGTCCCGGCCGTCGCGGGATCCACCATTATCGGCAATGGCGATGTCGGGATGATTCTCGACGTGCCGGCGCTCGTGCGGCATTGCTCGGCCCTGCCACGAGGAAAGCCGATGCGCGAGCCCGACCGAGCGCCGTTTGCCGCGGCGTGA
- a CDS encoding methyl-accepting chemotaxis protein encodes MTLSVKNRLIISLVVSVMAVVVLIALSATSMSRLARMQDEGVDRSNTSVNLANAQNIGARLYQVVADAVINRNLRESRKSWVEVKKSAEEELAEAAKAADTDAERRWVADAASAFKETARIFEDKMLPLLESNKASEAVIRELDGQLDGEVEKMRENLRQVAESVSVESRVADAKFDEEIRTTESWMIAFGVVVLLITLAVSYWVFRYITGQLGGEPAVAAEIANRIALGDLSSKIQVHTGDKHSLMASMEAMSATIRTLVADAHALSAAAQRGKLETRADAAKHQGEFRAIIEGINATMVAVVEPIDDVKRVMAAVEQGDLRQTIQADYEGDFGALVGSVNNTVTKLSQTIAHVSSASDELANAATQVSATSQSLSQATSEQAASVEETSSAVEQMSASISQNSDNARTTDGIARKSSEDAIAGGEAVKSTVAAMKAIADKIGIIDDIAYRTDLLALNAAIEAARAGEHGKGFAVVAAEVRKLAERSQIAAQEIGELATSSVATAESAGGLLETMVPSIRKTADLVREISAASEEQSNGAGQITMAMGQLNSVTQQNASLSEELAATAEEMGTQAENLKDLMSQFVVAGERPANSAATRPVRAKGSAKTLTKEIVARVMYPASSNVDAKDFEKF; translated from the coding sequence ATGACCCTCAGCGTCAAGAACAGACTGATCATCAGTCTCGTGGTGTCCGTCATGGCGGTCGTCGTGCTGATTGCCCTCAGTGCGACCAGCATGAGCCGCCTCGCCCGCATGCAGGACGAAGGTGTGGACCGCTCGAACACGTCCGTAAATCTGGCCAATGCACAGAATATCGGTGCCCGTCTTTATCAGGTTGTCGCCGACGCTGTCATCAATCGCAATCTGCGGGAAAGTCGAAAGAGTTGGGTCGAGGTCAAGAAATCTGCCGAAGAGGAATTGGCCGAGGCGGCCAAGGCTGCTGATACCGATGCAGAACGGCGTTGGGTTGCCGATGCCGCTTCGGCGTTCAAGGAAACAGCCCGTATTTTTGAAGACAAGATGCTGCCGCTGTTGGAGAGCAACAAGGCGTCGGAGGCCGTGATTCGCGAGCTCGACGGCCAACTGGACGGTGAAGTCGAGAAGATGCGGGAGAACCTACGCCAGGTAGCTGAATCGGTCTCCGTCGAATCGCGTGTGGCAGATGCCAAATTCGATGAGGAAATCAGGACGACGGAATCTTGGATGATCGCATTCGGTGTCGTCGTCCTGCTGATCACGCTGGCGGTGTCGTACTGGGTCTTCCGCTACATCACCGGTCAATTGGGCGGTGAGCCGGCGGTGGCGGCGGAAATCGCCAACCGGATCGCGTTGGGCGACCTGTCGAGCAAGATCCAAGTGCACACTGGCGACAAGCACAGCCTCATGGCGTCGATGGAGGCGATGTCGGCGACGATCCGCACCCTCGTTGCCGACGCGCATGCCCTGTCTGCTGCGGCTCAGCGCGGCAAGCTGGAAACAAGGGCGGATGCCGCCAAGCACCAAGGGGAATTCCGCGCCATCATCGAAGGTATCAACGCCACGATGGTTGCGGTCGTCGAGCCGATCGACGACGTCAAGCGCGTCATGGCGGCGGTCGAGCAAGGCGATCTCAGGCAAACCATCCAGGCCGACTACGAAGGTGACTTCGGTGCCCTGGTCGGGAGCGTAAACAACACTGTGACCAAACTGTCGCAGACCATCGCGCATGTCTCCAGCGCGTCGGATGAGCTCGCCAATGCGGCGACGCAGGTCTCTGCCACCTCGCAGTCCCTGTCACAGGCGACCTCCGAACAGGCCGCCAGCGTTGAGGAAACCTCGTCGGCCGTCGAGCAGATGTCGGCGTCGATCTCCCAGAATAGCGACAACGCCAGGACCACGGACGGCATCGCGCGCAAATCCTCGGAAGACGCGATCGCCGGCGGCGAGGCTGTCAAGTCGACGGTGGCGGCCATGAAGGCGATCGCCGACAAGATCGGCATCATTGACGACATCGCCTACCGCACGGATCTCCTCGCACTCAACGCCGCCATCGAGGCCGCGCGGGCCGGGGAGCACGGCAAGGGATTCGCGGTCGTGGCCGCAGAAGTCCGGAAGCTGGCCGAGCGCAGCCAGATCGCGGCCCAGGAGATCGGCGAGCTGGCGACAAGCAGCGTTGCGACCGCCGAAAGCGCCGGCGGCTTGTTGGAAACAATGGTGCCCTCGATCCGCAAGACCGCCGATCTGGTGCGCGAAATCTCCGCCGCCTCGGAAGAGCAATCGAACGGTGCCGGGCAGATCACCATGGCCATGGGCCAGCTCAACAGCGTTACGCAGCAGAATGCGTCCCTGTCGGAAGAGCTTGCCGCAACAGCGGAGGAAATGGGGACACAGGCCGAGAATCTGAAGGATCTGATGTCGCAGTTCGTCGTCGCCGGTGAGCGCCCCGCGAACTCGGCCGCAACTCGGCCGGTGAGGGCAAAAGGCAGTGCCAAGACACTGACCAAGGAGATCGTCGCCCGGGTCATGTACCCGGCGTCGAGTAACGTCGACGCGAAGGACTTCGAAAAATTCTAG
- a CDS encoding chemotaxis protein CheW: protein MQSEIVVPVAARQEVAIAGKTPEGADAGAAGQLYLAFRLAGEVYAVDILRIREIIEYSLPTSVPMMPESVRGVINLRGSVVPIIDLAVRFGRDATGVGKRTCFVIIEVEYGRTKHILGVMVDGVNGVMDIGADRIEPPPSFGTDVDTRFIAGMARAEGRFVIILDVARVLSIAEMATIRSVSAGR from the coding sequence ATGCAAAGCGAAATCGTGGTTCCCGTCGCCGCCCGGCAGGAAGTGGCCATTGCGGGCAAAACGCCGGAAGGCGCTGATGCCGGCGCGGCCGGGCAGCTCTATCTCGCCTTCCGGTTGGCAGGTGAAGTCTATGCGGTCGATATCTTGCGTATCCGCGAAATCATCGAGTACAGCCTGCCCACCAGCGTGCCGATGATGCCCGAATCGGTACGGGGGGTGATTAACCTACGTGGGTCGGTGGTGCCCATCATCGATCTCGCGGTGCGCTTCGGTCGCGATGCAACGGGAGTCGGCAAGCGAACCTGCTTCGTCATCATCGAGGTCGAGTACGGCCGAACGAAGCACATCCTCGGGGTGATGGTGGACGGCGTCAACGGGGTGATGGACATTGGCGCCGACCGGATCGAACCACCGCCGAGCTTCGGCACGGACGTCGACACCCGGTTCATCGCAGGCATGGCGCGCGCGGAGGGGCGCTTTGTCATCATCCTTGACGTTGCCCGCGTGTTGTCCATCGCGGAAATGGCGACAATCCGTTCGGTGTCGGCAGGGAGGTGA